The following coding sequences lie in one Cannabis sativa cultivar Pink pepper isolate KNU-18-1 chromosome 5, ASM2916894v1, whole genome shotgun sequence genomic window:
- the LOC115716927 gene encoding somatic embryogenesis receptor kinase 5, which translates to MGFLSIVIYLSLLLAFYTSSHVYGNSELEALLELKSSLDPDNKFLRTWTKEGGGDPCSGSFEGVACNEHRKVANISLQGKGLSGKLSPAVAKLKCLSGLYLHYNNLSGEIPREISNLTELTDLYLNVNNLSGAIPSEIGSMASLQVLQLCCNQLTGELPPVMGSLKRLMVLALQHNRLIDAIPPSIGDLGMLKRLDLSFNRFSGQIPSRLSSIQSLELLDVTNNSLSGVVSSGFRRLNEGFKFENNPGLCGVGFSRLRVCTAYDFSDVDGDGFGAIIPNRNDSGDPAHNPEYANVKGHCNQTHCSKSARFSQAAVVAGVIVVTITMTGIVCLIIIRYRWRKQKIGSTCDPSDGRLSIDQAKEVQFHSRSASPLVRLEYCNGWDPVGDGGNGLGSSQEYLNDYRFNMEEIESATQYFSEANLLGKSKFSAVYKGILRDGSAVAIRSISITSCKSEEAEFVKGLSLLFSLKHENIVKLRGFCCSKSRSECFLIYDFVPKGTLSSYLDIREGSDQVLDWSKRVSIITSIAKGIQYLHSNEANRPAMVHQNISTEKVLIDHQFNPLISDSGLPKLLADDIVFSALKTSAAMGYLAPEYINTGRFTQKSDIYAFGVIVLQVVSGQCMLTSSIRAGAKSLIFEDFVDANLKGEFSESEAAKLGELGLACTHELPEERPNVDEVVEELSKISFSF; encoded by the exons ATGGGTTTTCTTTCCATTGTGATTTATCTTTCTCTTTTGCTAGCTTTTTATACTTCTAGTCATGTTTATGGGAATTCAGAGCTTGAAGCTCTACTGGAGTTGAAGTCCTCTTTAGACCCAGATAACAAGTTTCTGAGAACATGGACTAAAGAGGGTGGTGGTGACCCTTGTAGTGGCTCATTCGAAGGAGTGGCCTGCAATGAGCACAGGAAAGTGGCCAACATTTCTCTTCAAGGGAAGGGACTCTCCGGCAAGCTATCTCCGGCGGTGGCCAAGCTCAAATGCTTGTCTGGTCTTTACTTGCATTACAATAATCTGTCTGGAGAGATACCAAGAGAAATTTCCAATCTTACTGAGTTGACTGATCTCTATCTCAATGTGAATAATCTCTCAGGTGCCATACCTTCTGAGATCGGCAGCATGGCTAGTCTTCAAG TTCTACAGCTTTGCTGTAACCAGCTGACAGGAGAACTACCTCCGGTAATGGGGTCCTTGAAGAGACTAATGGTTCTTGCTCTACAGCATAACAGATTAATTGATGCAATACCTCCTAGCATAGGAGATTTGGGGATGCTAAAAAGGCTTGATTTGAGCTTTAATAGATTCTCTGGTCAAATTCCCTCTAGACTATCTAGTATTCAATCATTGGAATTACTAGATGTCACAAATAATTCTCTTTCTGGAGTTGTCTCTTCTG GTTTTCGAAGATTAAATGAGGGCTTTAAATTTGAGAACAATCCAGGCCTGTGTGGAGTTGGGTTTTCTAGATTAAGAGTCTGCACAGCTTATGACTTTTCTGATGTGGATGGAGATGGATTTGGTGCTATCATACCAAACAGAAATGACAGTGGTGATCCAGCACACAACCCTGAATATGCAAATGTCAAAGGACATTGTAACCAAACACATTGTTCAAAGTCAGCAAGATTTTCACAGGCTGCAGTTGTTGCAGGGGTAATTGTAGTGACTATCACAATGACTGGGATAGTGTGTCTGATTATTATCAGATACCGGTGGCGAAAACAAAAGATTGGCAGTACTTGTGATCCTTCCGACGGTCGGCTTAGCATTGATCAGGCCAAGGAGGTTCAGTTTCATAGCAGGAGTGCCTCTCCACTTGTGAGACTTGAGTATTGTAATGGATGGGATCCAGTAGGAGATGGTGGAAATGGACTTGGGTCATCCCAAGAATATCTTAATGATTATAGATTCAACATGGAAGAGATTGAGTCTGCAACTCAATACTTTTCTGAGGCTAATTTACTTGGGAAGAGCAAATTCTCTGCTGTCTATAAGGGGATTCTTAGAGATGGTTCTGCTGTAGCCATTAGAAGCATTAGTATCACTAGCTGTAAGTCTGAGGAAGCTGAGTTTGTTAAAGGGTTAAGTTTATTGTTTTCACTAAAACATGAGAACATTGTTAAGCTTAGAGGTTTTTGTTGCTCAAAAAGTAGAAGTGAGTGCTTTCTCATCTATGATTTTGTTCCTAAAGGAACCCTTTCCAGTTATCTTGACATAAGAGAAGGAAGTGACCAAGTTCTTGACTGGTCCAAGAGGGTCTCCATCATTACTAGCATTGCAAAAG GTATTCAGTACTTACACAGCAATGAAGCAAACAGACCTGCCATGGTCCACCAAAATATATCTACAGAGAAAGTTCTCATTGATCACCAATTCAACCCGTTGATATCAGATTCCGGGCTTCCTAAGCTTCTTGCTGATGACATTGTCTTCTCAGCTCTTAAGACGAGCGCTGCCATGGGATATCTTGCACCAGAGTACATAAACACCGGCCGATTCACTCAGAAAAGCGACATATACGCCTTTGGAGTCATTGTCCTGCAAGTTGTATCTGGGCAGTGTATGCTCACAAGCTCAATTCGAGCAGGAGCAAAATCTTTGATATTTGAAGATTTCGTTGATGCCAATCTGAAAGGAGAGTTCTCTGAATCTGAGGCTGCTAAGCTGGGAGAACTTGGACTAGCTTGTACTCATGAACTTCCTGAGGAAAGACCGAATGTTGATGAGGTTGTAGAAGAGCTCAGCAAGATTAGCTTCAGTTTTTGA